The Pseudoxanthomonas sp. Root65 sequence TCAGGATCTTGGAGAGCACGAAGTAGGCCAGCATGATCGTGGCCGCCGTGCGGCTGCGCTTGTAGATGCCGAACGCGAGCAGTGCGATCAGGCCGACGTCGACAAGATTCCACGCGCCATCTCCCAAGCCATCGCCGCCGGACGCCATCGCGATGACGGTCACCAGCAGCGTGATCGTGCCGGAGACGCACGCGGCGACCCAGCCATGCGTGATCGGACGCGTGATGTCGTCGGGCACATCGCGCTCGTGCGGAAGGGTGGCGTCGGCAATCGCGGCCGATGGACTTTCGTACGGGTTGGGTGCGTTCATGGCGTCCTTGCGGGTCCGTTCCGGAAAAGTCTGGGCACTGTCTCGAGCCGCGTTGCAGGTCGCGGGGATTGGTCGGTGGGCCCCACGCCCAGCGTGCTTTCACCGGGTCGGCGACGTCAAGAGGCCGCAGCCCCCCTAAAGCACCAATGCCACGGCTCGTAGACGATCCCGTGCGGGTTGTCGCGGGGATAGCTCATGACGAAGCCGAAGTCGCCGGCATGGCGGGTAAGCCAGGCGAACGCGGCCGTGTGCTCGAACGATTCCTCGGCCGGGGGTTCGCCGGGCGTGCCGATATCCAGTGCGCGGCCGCCGTGATGTTCGCTGTAGCCGGGGGCGGCGTTGACGGTGAGGATCTGTTCCACCGTCTGCCCGCGCGCCAGCTTCCGGGCGAAGATGCCGAGCTGGTAGTCGTGGCTGCGGTAGCCGGAGATCGCCTCGAGCATGACGCCTTCCTGATACGCGGCGTACCGCATGGCGAGCCAGGTGCGTGCGGCCGCCGCGGTCAGCCACAAGGGACGGCGATAGCGATCCCGTCCGGCGAAGACGAGCGCGGCGGGCTCGGCGACCAGGGCAAGGCCGCTGCGTTCGCCATAGGTGTCGTCCAGCCCCAGTTCGTGCAGCCGTTCCTGCAGGGCGTGCAGCGGCAGCGTGCCCTGCGCATCCGCATCGAATCCGCGCGTCGCGCTTTCGAGGTGGTCCAGCGCGTCCCAGGCCTCGTCGAGTCCGGGCTCGCGCGACAGGGTCGGCACCAGCGGATGCACCGCCTGCGTCGACACGGCGGCCAGGTAGCGGCCATCCTGCTTGCGGCGCAGTACGGTATGGGCACCGGCAAGCGCGCGCGCATCGGCATTGCTGCGCACGCGCAACACATCGGCAGGCCACAGCTCGATCTGCGCGGTATTGAGCAGCAGCGTCTTCAGCGGTCGGGTGGGCAGGCGTCGCATACCCGCAGCTTAGCGATGCGGCGTGGGCGTCGCCAGTTCGCGCAGCCGCGCGAGCAGATCGGCCGGACGCGCCGGGCTGAGCAGCACCAGGCCACCGTCGCGCAAGGGCAGGGTGAGCACGCGGCTGCGGTCGGTGAGCAGGCAGAAGGCCTTGCCCAGGTTGCGCAGGCGGAAGTGGCCCGCCTTGAAGCCGGGCAGGCTGAAGCCGTTGGTTTTCAGCATCGGCGCCAGGTCGGTGTGTTCTTCCAGGCTCAGCACGCGCGCTTTGTCCAGGTCGATGGCCTCGACCGGCAGCGTCTTCGTGTAGAACGTCGCCTCCACCCGCAGCGTGCGATGGTCCAGCCTGATCCGCCTGCGCCGCACTGCGAGCGTCAGCACGATGCCGACCGCCAGCACGAACGGGACGGTCAGCCATGCGGTAAGCGTGGGAGGCGTGGTTGATTCCAGCGTCAGTGCGACGATGGTCACGGCGATGGCGCCCAGCATCGGCAGCCAGATCCACAAGGCTGCGTGGCCGGCGAGGGGAGCGAGAGCGAAGTCCTGCGTCTGTTGCATGGAGCACCCGGTCAACGAGGGGAAGCGTGGCAGTCGGACCGCGCGGCGACGTGGTCGAACACGCGGTGGATTTCCGCCGCCAGCATGTCCAGCTGGGTCTCGCGCGGGATGCTGGCGAAGCGGTCGCCGGGCTGGAACCCGTAGTCGCCGAACTGGGAATGGTTGGCGCCGGGGACCTCGACCCAGCGGGTCTGCGGAGGCAACCGGGAACGGTTGCGTGCCACGCGTTCCGGGGTGGCCAGGCCGTCGCGGTCGCCGACAAGCTTGGTCACCGGCATGGATAGTGCCGACAGATCGATGTCGCGCGGGTGCGACGTCGCGACCAGCAGCAGGGCGGCGGTAGCGGCCGGGTCGTTGAGCGCGTGGCGCGACGCCACTTCACCGCCGCGGGAATGGCCGCCGACGATCCAGCACCGCACGCCGGGCAGCACCGCCATCGCGCCGTGGCCGCGTGCCAGCACGGGCGAACCCTCTGCACCTCCGAAGGCACCCCGTCGCGGCAATTCGATGATCACGGCGGGATAACCGGCCTCGGCGAGGCGGTGGGCGGTCCGCGCATACGCGCGCGGGTCGACCAGCGCGCCTGCGTAGAACAACAGGCCCATTGCCTGCGGTGCACGCGTGCGCGGCAGGAACACCCACCGGCCCTCACGATGCTCGACCGAGACACGCGCATCGCCGACGGCCGCACGACGACCTTCCGCATTGGCGTAGTAGGCGATCAGGCACCACGCCATGAAGACAACCGTGGTCACAAGGCCCAGCGCGACCCAGATGCGCTTGATCCGCTGCACGAGTCCTGCCATGGCGTGGCCGCTCAGGCCGGCTTCTTGAAGAACAGGCGCACCGAGATTTCGTGTTCGATGAAGAGGGTGCTGACAAGCTCCCATCCCTGCATGCTCATCTTGTCCAGTTCCTGCTGCATGCGGTCGGTGAGCTTGCCGGCGAACATCTTGAAGGGAACTTCGATGACCTTGTGGTTCCAACGGTGATTCATGGCGAGTCCTTCTTGTTCGTGGAGGCGTCGCCCTTCGGCAGCCGCCCGGCCTTGCGCAGCGCATCGCGCAGCACGTATTCGATCTGGGCATTGAGCGATCGCAGTTCGTCGTCCGCCCAGCGTTGCGCCGCCGCCAATACGTCGGCGTTGATGCGCAGCGGATAGGCCTTCTTGTCCGGCTTCTCGCTCACGGTTGCTTCCTGTTGCGGCGCAGTTGCAGCACCATCGACACGATCAGCGCATTCACCAGCACCACCATTGCGATCACGATGCCCTGGGCCACTCTGTCGTCATCGCCTGCCCAGTAGATGCCGACCGCGCCGGCCTGGATCGCCAGTCCCACCAGCACCCAGTGCAGGGCCATGCCGCGCGAACGGACGGTGGGTTCGCGGCTCATCCATGCTCCGATCAGCAGCGCAGGCAGGCCGGACACGGCGAGCATCAACGGGACGAGGGCGTGCATGCCGGCGCGTCGTTAGTAGATGGAGCCGGTGTTGACGATGGGCTGGGTACCGCGCTCGCCGCACAGCACGACCAGCAGGTTGCTGACCATCTGCGCCTTGCGCTCCTCGTCCAGCTTCACCACGTCGTTCTTCTGCAGTTCGGCCAGCGCCATCTCCACCATTCCGACTGCACCGGCCACGATGCGGGTGCGCGCGGCGATCACCGCGTTGGCCTGCTGGCGCTGCAGCATCGCCTGGGCGATTTCCGGGGCGTAGGCGAGGTGACTGATGCGTGCTTCGATCACGTCCACGCCGGCCTTGCCCAGGCGCTCGGCGATCTGCTCCTGCAGATGCTGGGAGATCTCCTGCGGATGGCTGCGCAACGCGATCTGGCCTTCCTCGTGCTGGTCGTACGGGTAGCTGGAGGCCATCGCACGCAACGCGGACTCGGACTGGATGTGTACGAAGCTCTCGTAGTCGTCGACGTTGAACACGGCCTCGGCCGAATCCACTACCTGCCACACGATGACCGCCGCGATCTCGATCGGGCTGCCATCCAACTCGTTGACCTTCAGGCGGCTGCTCTCGAAGTTGCGGATGCGCAGCGAGATCTTGCGCTTGCTGAAGAAGGGGTTGTTCCAGCGCAGGCCGTTGTCCTTCACCGTGCCGACGTACTTGCCGAACAGGCTGAGCACGGCCGACTGGTTGGGCTCCAGCTTGTACAGGCCCGCCAACAGGAAGATGACCACGGCGCCCAGCACCGCGGCCACGATCAGGTGGCTGGGCTGCTTCAGCGCAGCGCCCTGGACGAATACGACGGCGGCACCGAGACCGAGGACCAACAGGCCCAGCAGTGTGGGAATTCCGGGCAGCGAGGAGGTGGCGTTCTCTTTCATGGTCTTGGTCTCAGGACAGGATCACGGCAGCGACAGGCCGGTGCCAGCGGCGAGCAGGGCAACGGAGAGGAGGAGCAGGGCGGGAATGACGCGGTGCGCCTGCGAAGGCCAGCGGCGCTGGATCTGGTGCATCACGTGGAGCATGGCGAGTCCCCTTGTGCGATCGACTTCAAATAAAAGATATCAATTTGATATCAGATGTCAACGCATTCCCGGCGCCGCCCGTCGGCCGGCCCGTTACACTGGCGCCCCCCTTCCCGGACCGCCCCGCATGACCACCCTTGGAACCCCGCTGTCTCCCCACGCGACCCGCGTCTTGCTGCTCGGGTCCGGCGAACTGGGCAAGGAAGTGGCCATCGAACTGCAGCGCCTGGGCGTGGAAGTCATCGCCGCCGACCGCTATGCGGACGCGCCGGCCATGCAGGTGGCGCATCGTTCGCACGTGCTGGACATGCTGGACCCGGCAGCCATCCGCGCGTTGATCGCGCAGGAAAAGCCGCATCTGGTGGTCCCTGAAATCGAGGCCATCCATACCGAGACCCTGGTCGCGCTGGAGGCCGAGGGCGCCGCGCGCGTCATCCCCACCGCCCGCGCCGCACGGCTGACGATGGATCGCGAAGGCATCCGCCGGCTGGCCGCCGAAACACTGGGCCTGCCCACATCGCCGTACCGGTTCGTCGACACCGCCACCGAATACCGCGAGGCCGTGCGCGCGATCGGCCTGCCGTGCGTGGTGAAGCCGGTGATGTCCTCGTCCGGCAAGGGCCAGAGCACGCTTCGCAGCGAGACCGATATCGATGCGGCCTGGGAATATGCGCAGACCGGCGGTCGTGCCGGCGCGGGTCGCTGCATCGTCGAGGGCTTCATCGACTTCGACTACGAGATCACCCTGCTGACCGTGCGGCACGCCGGCGGCACCTCGTTCTGCGATCCCATCGGGCACTGGCAGAAGGACGGTGATTACCGGGAAAGCTGGCAGCCGCAGCCGATGTCGCCGCGCGCGCTGGAGCGTGCGCAGCAGATCGCGCGCACGGTCACCGACGACCTCGGCGGCTGGGGCCTCTTCGGCGTGGAACTGTTCGTGAAGGGCGACGAGGTCTGGTTCAGTGAAGTCTCGCCGCGCCCGCACGACACCGGCCTGGTCACGCTGGTCTCGCAGGAGCTGTCGGAGTTCGCGCTGCATGCGCGCGCCATCCTCGGCCTGCCGATCCCGGTGATCCGCCAGAGCGGCCCCTCCGCGTCCTGCGCGATGCTGGCGCATGGCCACGGCGTGCCGGTGTTCGGCAACGTGCACGTCGCGTTGGCGGCGCCCGACACCGCCCTGCGCCTGTTCGGCAAGCCGCGCGTGGAAGGCCATCGCCGTGTCGGCGTCACCCTCGCGCGCGCGGACAGCATCGACGCCGCCCGTTCCGCGGCACGCGACGCCGCCGCCGCGATCACCATCGACTTGCAGTGAGGCGCGCACCATGAATGGAAACACCGGCTACGCCGTGTTCTTCTTCCCGCAAGCGCTGGAAGCGTTGGGCGAGGCGATCAAGCCCTATCTGACCGACCAGCCGTACGGCCCGCACGTCTTCTGTCGCGAGATCGACACCGGTGGCGCGTTCACCGAGATGACCCTGGTCGGCAAGAATGCCGAAGGCCACGACGTGCAGGTGGAGTTGATGGTACCGGGCAGCATGATCCGCATGATCGTGTCGGCACAGAACGAATCGCTGTTCGGCTTCGGACCGCGGGTCGCCACCCCGGTCGTGGGAGCGACGTAAGTCGCGAGGCTCCTGCTTTCCCGGCCCGCCCGTCGCTCACATACGGGGGAGGAAAGGCGTGCTAGAGGGAAAGATCCACCCAGACGAGGTGATGGTCGCTGCCGTCGGCGATGGCGGCATCCGGATGGCCCTTCTTCGGCCAGAACACGCCGCTGCCCTTCAACGCAAAGCCGGTCGACGGCAACACGTAGTCCAACCGCAGCGCGCCGTTGCGACGGCCGAAGTCGCCGGTGACATGCGCGGGCGCACCGCGGCGCTGCAAGCCTTTGGCGGCATAGGCTAGCGCGGTCTCCTCGCCGCCTTCGCTGCGTGGCGTGGCCATGCGCATCACGCGCGGGTGCTCCAGCAGTTCGATGATGGCCTCGTGGTGTCCGTCGCCATCGGCCGGATCGTTGTTCAAATCGCCGGCGATGATGAAGCGCGCATCGGCCGGCAGGCCGCCGCAGCGTCCCTGGTCGTCGCAGAGCCAGGGCGCATCGCCCGGCGTCAGGTATTCGCGCCACAGGCGGATCTCGTCCGCGTTACGGAGGCCGTTGCGGTTCTCCGGCCCGTCGAAGACCGGCGGCGTGGGGTGCGAGACCAGGAAGTGCACTACGCCGGCCGGCGTGCGCACCGGCACGTCCCAGTGCGACTTCGACGACAGACGCAACTGCTTCCAGGTCGCGTCGGGATAGAACGCCTCACGGGTGGTCGGATCCACCGGATTGTTGGCGCCCGGCATCGTGCTCCAGCGCAACAGCTGGAACGTGCGCACCTGCGCTTCGTCGATCGGGAAGCGCGACAGCACCAGCATGCCGTACTGGCCCGGATGCAGGCCATAGCCCCACGCATCGTTGCCGCGCTCGCGTCCTTCGCGACCGACCGAACCGCTGCGGTCCAGGTCCAGCCCGCTGGGCACGCCGGTGTTGACCGGAGCGAGGTACCGGTAGGGGTAGCGGAGCGGATCGCCTCCGCCGGGTTGGGCCGCTTCCAGATAGCGCTGCTGGAACAGGTCGGCGGCACGATGCGCGTCGTCGTAGTCGAATTCGTTGAGCAGCACCAGGTCCGGGCGCACCTTCTGCAGGACTGCGGCGATCTTGCGTGCGTGTGCGTCGTCGCCTTCGAGTTGCCGGATCACGCCGCCGGCGTCATCGGAGAATAGCGAGGTGTTGTAGGTCGCCACGCGCAGTGGGAGGTCCTGCGCGCTGGCGGGCCCGCCCACGGTCGCGGAAGAACTGCAGGCGGTGAGAGTCATGGTGAGCAGGAGGGAGAGGATGCGCATACGCGGATTCTGTCACGTCACCATGACAGCCGTGAAAAATTGTGCCGGGGGCCCGGCGTCGGCGTCATCGATCCGTGCGGACCCAGCGACGGCCGTCGAAGTGCTCGAGCGGCGCAAAGCGACGCTTGTAGTCCATCTTCCGGTGCCCCTCGATCCAATAACCGAGGTACAGGTGCGTATAACCATCGCGGCGGGCCCATTCGATCTGCCGCAGGATCGCCAGCGTGCCGAGGCTGCGCGCTTCCAGCGCGGGATCGTAGAAGGTGTAGACGGCGGAGAGCGCGCCGGGGATGACGTCGGTCACCGCGACGGCCAGCAGTTGTCCGTCCTCGCGCAATTCGACGAAACGACCGCGCGACCAGCTGCCCACCAGGAACTGGTCGAATTCCGTGGCGCCGTGTTCATCCATGCCGCCAAGCGGATGCCGCGCGGTCAGGTAGCGCTGGTAGAGCGCCAGGTGCTCGTCGTCGCGCAACGCCGCGACAATCCGTGTTTCCACGCGCGCGTTGCGCGATGCGCAACGTCGCTGGCTGCGGTCGGGCGCGAAGTCGGCGACCGGGATGCGTACCGCCACGCAGGCGCGGCACTGCCGGCAATGCGGCCGGTAGACGATGTCGCCGGAACGACGGAAACCCCAGCCCAGCGCATCCGGATACAGCTGCGGCAGGCGCGGGTCGCGCGGATCCAGCACCAGGTCGCGGGCGACACGCTCGGGCCAGTAGCCGCAGGGGTGCTCGCCGGTATGGAACAGGCGCAGGTCATCGAGCGATTGCGTGTTCTCGCCCATGTCATCCTGTCCAGTGCGACGCCAGCGGCCAGAACGCGAGGCCGGCCACCGCACCGGTCGCCGCGCCTGCCACCAGGTCGCGGCGGGTGTGGCGTCCGAGCGCGAGGCGCGACCACGCCACCGCGGCGGCGAACAGCAGCGCGGCGAGCATCCATACCAGGCCCAGTTCGCGCAGCAGACAAGCGGCGAAGACAGCGAATGCCAGGTGCAGCGACAGCTTGCACCACCGCGCCGTCAGCACCGCGACCAGGATCATGGCGGCGGACAGCGCCAGGCCCAGGGCGAACAGCGGTTGACCGCCGTGCCAGACGACCAGCATCGCGCCTGCCGACAACGCCACCAGCAGGAAGCGGTTCAGCGCGCTGCGCTCGTGCACCGCGCTGGCATCCACGTGGCCCCAGCGACCGCGGCGGACCTGCCACCAGGAATAACCCATCACCAGCAGGGCGAACGCAGCGAATCCCAGCGCGGACCACGCCGCCTCGTGCGCGTTGCCTTGCGCCAGCGCGATCACCAGCACGGCCATCGGCAGCACCAGCATGGGGTGGCCGAAGATCGACAGGGTACGGGCGAAGGCCAGGGACATGTGGCCAGCATACTGCGGCGTCCCGGTCGCGGGCACTGCGACCGTCCGCTGCCTGAACGCGTCCGTCCGTACGTCAACCGCCGCGGCGGCGACGCGTTTTCCCTGTCAGTGGCGCAGATGGCGCCGCGTCTTCAGGAGAACACGATGAACCGCAAGACCCTGCTTTTCGTGGCCGTGCTGGCCGCCCTCGGCGCCGGATCCGCGTTCGCCGCCACGCAGGCCGGCGACGCAGGCAAGCCGGCGCGCGCCAGCCTGGACAAGAACAACGACGGTGCCATCGACAAGGCCGAGGCGGCCGCGCACCCGCGCCTGGCCGAACGCTTCGCCGAGATGGACAAGAACGGCGACGGCAGGCTGACCGCCGACGAACGTCCGCAACGCAAGGGCATGCGCGGCCATGGCGGACCGCGTCACGGCGATGGTTTCAAGAAGCTGGATACCGATGGCGATGGCAAGGTCAGCCGTGCCGAAGCCGCCGCCCAGCCGCGTTTCGCCGAACGCTTCGACACGATGGATGCGAACAAGGATGGGGTGCTCGACCGCAGCGACCGCGAACTGCGCGGCAAGCAACGTCGTGACGCGTGGTTCGCCAAGGCCGACACCGACAAGGACGGCAAGCTCACGCGCGCCGAGATCGATCAGGCCGATGTGCAGCGCCGCGCCGACTTCCAGCAGCGCATGCAGGCGCGCATGGATGAGCGTTTCGTCACGTCGGACGCCAACAAGGACGGCCGCCTGTCGCGTGATGAGGTGAAGGACCTGGGTCGCCTTGTCCAACGCTTCGATGCGCTCGATGCGAACAAGGATGGCTTTTTGTCGAAGGACGAACTGGCGGCGGGGAAGCCCGCCCGTCGTTGATGGAAATGGGCGCACCCGCTTCGGCGGGTGCGCGTTTGCCCGCCGTCAGAACGGCAGGCGACCGGCCCGGGACAGCGCGAATGCGATCGCGCCCAGAGCCAGCAGGCTGCTGGCCATGACGGCCTTGCGGCCGATCACGTAGTCGTATCCACGCCGCCGCCGGCTATTGGCGGGATTTGCGAGGATCGGGTTCATGATGCGCGGCAGCGTGACCAGATACTGGTAGTTGATCGCGAACATGCCCACCGCGGTGACCAACGTTACCGTCTGCCACCCCGGGGTCAGCACTGTCGCCAGCATCAGGCAGAACAGCCAAGCCGAGCCGGTGGTCGCGTTGAGCGCCATGAAGCGGCGCACCTGCAGGCGTTCCTGGGCGGTCTGGCAGAACCGCGCCAGGTACCACCAGGTGAAGGCGTAACCGGCCAGGCCACCGATCACGCCACCCATGACACCGCCGAGGGCCGCGGGATGTTGGGTGATCTGCTCGAAGATCACGCCCAGCGAGCCGCCGGCCACGCCGCCGGTGACGCCCCCTGTGGTCAGGCCGCCGGTGCCCAGCTTGCCCACCAGTCCGGTGCCGAGTACCCCGGAGCCGATGACCGTCGCCGCACTGGCCGCCGGCATCGCGCCGACCAGTCCGCCCAGCACGATCATGGTGAACGCGGCGGTCGGCGCCGTGGAACGTGCGAACTCGCCGAACCGCTGCAGCATCTCGTCGCGGACCAGGGCGCGGGCGCGCGACAGGCGCTTGCGCACGGCGGCATCGCTGAGGCCGAGCAGCTCGGCGACCTGCTGCGAACTCTGGCCTTCGCGGTAGAACAGCAGCAGCGCCTCGCGGCTGTCCTCCGGCAACGAGGAGATGATCTCGGTGGCGGCGATTTCCTCTTCCGTCTGCAGCAGGCGTTCGGCGGGCGTGGGGTCCGGATCGGCGGCCATGCCGATGGCGATCTCCGCCACCTCGCCCGACATCGGCCGCCCGTGCTGCGCGCGCAGCCAGTCGCGGGCCAGGTTGCGGGTGATCTGCCGTAGCCAGGGCAGGAAGCTGGCGCTGTTCTTCAGCCGGTCGAGCTGCTGCCACGCCTTGAGGAAGGCCTCCTGCGCGATGTCCTCGCTGGCCTGCACGTCGCGGGTGATGGCCAGGGCGATCGCGGTGACGGTGTTCTGGCAGGCGTTGACGATGCGGCCATAGGCTTCCTGGCTGCCGCGCGTGGCGGCGGGCAGTTCGGCCTGCAGCATCAGGTCCAGGGCGATC is a genomic window containing:
- a CDS encoding M15 family metallopeptidase, with the translated sequence MRRLPTRPLKTLLLNTAQIELWPADVLRVRSNADARALAGAHTVLRRKQDGRYLAAVSTQAVHPLVPTLSREPGLDEAWDALDHLESATRGFDADAQGTLPLHALQERLHELGLDDTYGERSGLALVAEPAALVFAGRDRYRRPLWLTAAAARTWLAMRYAAYQEGVMLEAISGYRSHDYQLGIFARKLARGQTVEQILTVNAAPGYSEHHGGRALDIGTPGEPPAEESFEHTAAFAWLTRHAGDFGFVMSYPRDNPHGIVYEPWHWCFRGAAAS
- a CDS encoding DUF3093 family protein, producing MQQTQDFALAPLAGHAALWIWLPMLGAIAVTIVALTLESTTPPTLTAWLTVPFVLAVGIVLTLAVRRRRIRLDHRTLRVEATFYTKTLPVEAIDLDKARVLSLEEHTDLAPMLKTNGFSLPGFKAGHFRLRNLGKAFCLLTDRSRVLTLPLRDGGLVLLSPARPADLLARLRELATPTPHR
- a CDS encoding alpha/beta hydrolase, translated to MAGLVQRIKRIWVALGLVTTVVFMAWCLIAYYANAEGRRAAVGDARVSVEHREGRWVFLPRTRAPQAMGLLFYAGALVDPRAYARTAHRLAEAGYPAVIIELPRRGAFGGAEGSPVLARGHGAMAVLPGVRCWIVGGHSRGGEVASRHALNDPAATAALLLVATSHPRDIDLSALSMPVTKLVGDRDGLATPERVARNRSRLPPQTRWVEVPGANHSQFGDYGFQPGDRFASIPRETQLDMLAAEIHRVFDHVAARSDCHASPR
- a CDS encoding DUF4177 domain-containing protein, whose amino-acid sequence is MNHRWNHKVIEVPFKMFAGKLTDRMQQELDKMSMQGWELVSTLFIEHEISVRLFFKKPA
- a CDS encoding SPFH domain-containing protein; its protein translation is MKENATSSLPGIPTLLGLLVLGLGAAVVFVQGAALKQPSHLIVAAVLGAVVIFLLAGLYKLEPNQSAVLSLFGKYVGTVKDNGLRWNNPFFSKRKISLRIRNFESSRLKVNELDGSPIEIAAVIVWQVVDSAEAVFNVDDYESFVHIQSESALRAMASSYPYDQHEEGQIALRSHPQEISQHLQEQIAERLGKAGVDVIEARISHLAYAPEIAQAMLQRQQANAVIAARTRIVAGAVGMVEMALAELQKNDVVKLDEERKAQMVSNLLVVLCGERGTQPIVNTGSIY
- the purT gene encoding formate-dependent phosphoribosylglycinamide formyltransferase, with amino-acid sequence MTTLGTPLSPHATRVLLLGSGELGKEVAIELQRLGVEVIAADRYADAPAMQVAHRSHVLDMLDPAAIRALIAQEKPHLVVPEIEAIHTETLVALEAEGAARVIPTARAARLTMDREGIRRLAAETLGLPTSPYRFVDTATEYREAVRAIGLPCVVKPVMSSSGKGQSTLRSETDIDAAWEYAQTGGRAGAGRCIVEGFIDFDYEITLLTVRHAGGTSFCDPIGHWQKDGDYRESWQPQPMSPRALERAQQIARTVTDDLGGWGLFGVELFVKGDEVWFSEVSPRPHDTGLVTLVSQELSEFALHARAILGLPIPVIRQSGPSASCAMLAHGHGVPVFGNVHVALAAPDTALRLFGKPRVEGHRRVGVTLARADSIDAARSAARDAAAAITIDLQ
- a CDS encoding endonuclease/exonuclease/phosphatase family protein — protein: MTLTACSSSATVGGPASAQDLPLRVATYNTSLFSDDAGGVIRQLEGDDAHARKIAAVLQKVRPDLVLLNEFDYDDAHRAADLFQQRYLEAAQPGGGDPLRYPYRYLAPVNTGVPSGLDLDRSGSVGREGRERGNDAWGYGLHPGQYGMLVLSRFPIDEAQVRTFQLLRWSTMPGANNPVDPTTREAFYPDATWKQLRLSSKSHWDVPVRTPAGVVHFLVSHPTPPVFDGPENRNGLRNADEIRLWREYLTPGDAPWLCDDQGRCGGLPADARFIIAGDLNNDPADGDGHHEAIIELLEHPRVMRMATPRSEGGEETALAYAAKGLQRRGAPAHVTGDFGRRNGALRLDYVLPSTGFALKGSGVFWPKKGHPDAAIADGSDHHLVWVDLSL
- a CDS encoding arginyltransferase, with product MGENTQSLDDLRLFHTGEHPCGYWPERVARDLVLDPRDPRLPQLYPDALGWGFRRSGDIVYRPHCRQCRACVAVRIPVADFAPDRSQRRCASRNARVETRIVAALRDDEHLALYQRYLTARHPLGGMDEHGATEFDQFLVGSWSRGRFVELREDGQLLAVAVTDVIPGALSAVYTFYDPALEARSLGTLAILRQIEWARRDGYTHLYLGYWIEGHRKMDYKRRFAPLEHFDGRRWVRTDR
- a CDS encoding sigma-70 family RNA polymerase sigma factor; its protein translation is MNAIALDLMLQAELPAATRGSQEAYGRIVNACQNTVTAIALAITRDVQASEDIAQEAFLKAWQQLDRLKNSASFLPWLRQITRNLARDWLRAQHGRPMSGEVAEIAIGMAADPDPTPAERLLQTEEEIAATEIISSLPEDSREALLLFYREGQSSQQVAELLGLSDAAVRKRLSRARALVRDEMLQRFGEFARSTAPTAAFTMIVLGGLVGAMPAASAATVIGSGVLGTGLVGKLGTGGLTTGGVTGGVAGGSLGVIFEQITQHPAALGGVMGGVIGGLAGYAFTWWYLARFCQTAQERLQVRRFMALNATTGSAWLFCLMLATVLTPGWQTVTLVTAVGMFAINYQYLVTLPRIMNPILANPANSRRRRGYDYVIGRKAVMASSLLALGAIAFALSRAGRLPF